The Haloplanus natans DSM 17983 DNA segment CGCCGACCGGACGGTCGAGTTCCTGATCGAGGCGCTCTGGAACGGGTCGGCGTTCGGCGGGAGTCAGGGGCCGGGCGGCGACGATGGGACCGCCCCGCGGACGGATCTGACCGCCTACGCGGGTTCGAACGCCCTCGCGGTCGACGCCCTTCTGGTCCTCGCGGCTTATACCGACGCCGAACGGCCACGCGAGTACGCCCGCCACACCCTCTCGACGCTCCGCACGGACCTCGTCGACGACGGCGTCGTCCGCCACTGGGACGACGAGTCCGCGCCGACGCTCGTCCTCGCCGATCAGGCCCGGACGGTGGCCGCGGGCGTCCGCGCGGCGCAGGTGCTCGGCGACGACGACGCCCTCGCGATGGCCCGCCGCGTCGCCGATCGGACGGTCGAGGCACTCGTGGGCGACGGCGGCGCCTTCCACGACGGACCGGCCGTGGGCCCGGGGCTCCTCGACCGGCCGCTACGCCCCCTCGACGGCAACGTCGCGATGGCCGACGCGTTACTGGACCTCGCCGCCCTGACCGGCGAGTCACGGTACCGCGAGGTGGCTCACGACGCCGTCGCGGCCTTCGCGGGCGCGTGGGACCGGTTCGGCGTCCAGGTCGCCGGCTACGGCGCCGTCGCGGCCAGGCTCCGCAACGACGCCCTCACCGTCGACGTGGCGGCCGACCCCGGCTCCGACCTCCATCGCGCGGCCCTGCGGGTCGCCGACCACGAGAAAGTCGTCCGACCGGCCGCGACGGGGCCGGCGTCGGGGACGGCCGTCGTGGCCGTCGGCGACCGCTCTCGAACCGTGTCGACGCCGGCCGCCCTCGCCGACGCTGTCGCGGCGCTCGCCGAGTAGCGTCGTACCGCGGCAACATAAACGGCCGATTCGTTTTTATTGCTCCACCGCGACGCCGACGTATGGCGTCACTCCGAGATCTCGGCCTCTCGAAGTACGAATCCCGAACGTATCGGGCCCTCCTCGATCAGGGAGCGGCAACGGCGAAAGAGTTGTCGTCGTCGAGCGAGGTGCCGATGGGGCGGATCTACGACGTGCTCAACGGGCTGGAAGGCAACGGATTGGTGCGGAGTCAGGCGGCGAGTCGGCCGAAACGGTACGTCGCGGTCGAACCGGATACGGCGCTCGATCGGCTGGTCGAGATCCGCCGGCGCGAACTCGAACAGCAGGCGGAGCGATACGAGTCGGTCGCCGACGACCTCGCCGACGACCTCGACACGGTCGACTCCCTCGAAGGGCAGTTCTGGACGGCGGCGGTCGGCCCCGACGAGACGGTCGAACTCCTGCTCGAACGGCTCTCTGCCGCCGACGAGGAGATCCTCCACGTCTCGGGGCTTCCGTCGCCACAGATCGACATCGGTACGGTCGGCCAGCGAGTGCTCGATGCGTTCGCGTCGGCGCTCGACCGGGGCGTGTCGGTGTCGCTGCTGATCGATCCGGCGCTCGTCGAGAGCGTTCCGGACGGCCTCAGGGAAGCGTACGCCACCCGCCTCGGCGACCGCGAGCGGTACGCGAGTCGAACGTCGGCCGGCATCGACGGCACCTTCACGCTCATCGACGGCGAGGAGGCGTGCATCGAGGTGCCGAACCCCCTCGATTCCAGCGAGGCGTTCGCGATGATCGACCTCAAGGACGTGGCCTTCGCCGCCGACGTGCGGGCGGTGTTCGAGGAACAGTGGGAGGAGTCGACGCCGCTCGAATTCGGCGACGAGATGCGGCCGCGCTGAGTGCGGGCGGATCGGTAACTTCGACGAGTCGCCGGTGTCACGGGACCGGCGGACGACCTCTCATAGTGATTATTGTACGTCTTCACCGGTGGTTCGCCAGAACGGGTCGGCGAACCACCGGTGACCAGTGACAATACACACTATCAGGCGCCGACTTCGTCGCGGAGCGCTTCGAGCGTGAGTTCGCGCTCCGCGTGGGCGTTGTGCTGGTGGATCGACTCGTCGTTCGACTGCTTCATGTGGATCACCGTGTCGTCCGCTAGGTGGTCGAACTCCTCGACGACGGACTCGGCGAGCGAGCGCACGCAGTCCTCGACGAACTTGGCGTTCGCGTGTGCGTGGTAGGTCATGTGGTCCTCGTCGGGCCGTTTCGCGAGGTTGTAGATGCGGGCGCTCATGGCGTCGCGGGCAACGTCGATCACGTCCCGCAGGTCGACGTCCGGCGAGCCGTCGCTCGTGACGGTGAGGGTGGCGTGGCCCCGCTGGGAGTGGCCGGGCTGGGGCACCTGATCGAGGAACTCCTCGGTCGTCTCGTCGTCGACGCCGAGATCGAGCAGCGTCTCGCGGGCGCGAGACTCGGACATCCCCTGCGAACAGGGACAGACCGTCATCCCGGTGACGCGGGCGCCGATCTCCTCGCGGGTGCCCTCGTCGGTGGCGACGGCGCCGGCGATGATCGTCGCGGTGTTCTGGGTGGCGAGGCCGGAGGCCGGCGTCGACTCCCGGGTGATGTAGTCGGCCTCCATCCGTACCTCCGCCGTCGACGTGTAGTCGTGTTTGTCGAGCAGTCGCTCGGCCACGTCGCCACACACGTCCTCGACGCGGTAGGAGGATTCGGCGACGGCCGCCTCCAACGTCTCGTCGATCACCTGCATGTTCCGGCTCATGTCGATACCCTTCCGACCGCCCGGCAGATCGACGAACACCTCGAACTCGGCCATCAGGACGATAGGTCGTTTCCCGTTCCGGTCGAGTTTGA contains these protein-coding regions:
- a CDS encoding DUF255 domain-containing protein, with amino-acid sequence MTDGTRVEWRDWGEAAFDEARRRGAPVLLALTATWCGDCHEMDARTYGEPRVAANLNDGFVPVRVDVDRHPRVRERYNVGGFPSTVFCTPDGKRIAGAGFLGPDGMRQVIDRVRERWDASGADAGRVPRALAGDPTPAGEVTDRIEAHLAGQLDAQFDDEFGGWGDAPKFPLPRTIEFALKRDRAKARQTLDAVTRGLFDEESGGFYRYARTRDWGDPDRAKLLADNAALVCAFAHAYCYTGEDAYRRPADRTVEFLIEALWNGSAFGGSQGPGGDDGTAPRTDLTAYAGSNALAVDALLVLAAYTDAERPREYARHTLSTLRTDLVDDGVVRHWDDESAPTLVLADQARTVAAGVRAAQVLGDDDALAMARRVADRTVEALVGDGGAFHDGPAVGPGLLDRPLRPLDGNVAMADALLDLAALTGESRYREVAHDAVAAFAGAWDRFGVQVAGYGAVAARLRNDALTVDVAADPGSDLHRAALRVADHEKVVRPAATGPASGTAVVAVGDRSRTVSTPAALADAVAALAE
- a CDS encoding TrmB family transcriptional regulator; the encoded protein is MASLRDLGLSKYESRTYRALLDQGAATAKELSSSSEVPMGRIYDVLNGLEGNGLVRSQAASRPKRYVAVEPDTALDRLVEIRRRELEQQAERYESVADDLADDLDTVDSLEGQFWTAAVGPDETVELLLERLSAADEEILHVSGLPSPQIDIGTVGQRVLDAFASALDRGVSVSLLIDPALVESVPDGLREAYATRLGDRERYASRTSAGIDGTFTLIDGEEACIEVPNPLDSSEAFAMIDLKDVAFAADVRAVFEEQWEESTPLEFGDEMRPR
- the mptA gene encoding GTP cyclohydrolase MptA, with the translated sequence MSHQLPDVQASQPDVTVGLSQVGVTGVEKLVKLDRNGKRPIVLMAEFEVFVDLPGGRKGIDMSRNMQVIDETLEAAVAESSYRVEDVCGDVAERLLDKHDYTSTAEVRMEADYITRESTPASGLATQNTATIIAGAVATDEGTREEIGARVTGMTVCPCSQGMSESRARETLLDLGVDDETTEEFLDQVPQPGHSQRGHATLTVTSDGSPDVDLRDVIDVARDAMSARIYNLAKRPDEDHMTYHAHANAKFVEDCVRSLAESVVEEFDHLADDTVIHMKQSNDESIHQHNAHAERELTLEALRDEVGA